The Anas acuta chromosome 2, bAnaAcu1.1, whole genome shotgun sequence genome contains a region encoding:
- the LOC137850539 gene encoding programmed cell death 6-interacting protein-like isoform X2, which produces MTNFISVQLKKASEVDLAKPLCKFIQQSYPGGDAQAEHCRAAEELSKLRKNALGRPLDKHDACLDTLLRYYDQLCSIEPKFPFSENQVCVTFTWKDAFDKGSLFGGSVKLALASLGYEKTCVLFNCGALASQIAAEQNLDNDEGLKAAAKHYQFASGAFQHIKDTVLSALNREPTVDISPDTVGTLSLIMLAQAQEVFFLKATRDKMKDGIIAKLANQAADYYGDAYKQCQYKDTLPKEVFPVLAAKHCIMQANAEYHQSILAKQQKKFGEEIGRLQHAADLIKTVASRYDEYINVKDLVDKINRALTAAKKDNDFIYHDRVPDLKDLEPIGKASLVKSTPVVVPLSQKFTDLFEKMVPLQVQQSVSVYNQRKADLVNRLIAQMREATNLANGVLASLNLPAAIEDVSGDTVPQSILNKSKSVIEQGGIQTVDQLIKDLPELLQRNKEILDESLRLLDEEETTDNELRTKFKERWQRTPSIELYKPLRAEGANFHSILNKAVQADGQVRECYQSHRDTIALLCKPEAELNAAIPSANPAKTLQGSEVVNVLRTLLAGLDEVKKEREQLENDMKAVNFDMTSKFLAALAQDGAINEEAISVTELDRIYGSYTQKVQESLKKQEELLKNIQNAHQDFSKMKQSNNESNLREEVLKNLAVANDKFVELVANLKEGTKFYNELTEILLKFQNKCSDIVFARKTERDELLKDLQQSIAREPSAPSIPLPTYQTTPAGGGKPAASSTPTPAPRTMVGGKPQPPARPPPPVISTASSSTASAPTGPAAAPAAPAAAPPVPPAPGVGASSTAPSQAQGPPYPTYPGFPGYCQMPMPVGYNPYMYGQYNLPYVPSPVFQNPGQPPYPASQQPGYPFPQQPYYPQQ; this is translated from the exons ATGACGAACTTCATCTCGGTGCAGCTGAAGAAGGCCTCGGAGGTGGACTTGGCCAAGCCGCTGTGCAAGTTCATCCAGCAGAGCTACCCGGGCGGCGACGCCCAGGCCGAGCACTGCCGCGCTGCCGAGGAGCTCAGTAAGCTCCGCAAGAACGCGCTGGGCCGCCCGCTCGACAAGCACGATGCCTGCCTCGACACCCTCCTCAG atattATGATCAGCTGTGTTCAATTGAACCAAAGTTTCCATTCTCTGAAAATCAG GTCTGTGTAACATTTACGTGGAAAGATGCTTTTGATAAAGGATCGCTTTTTGGAGGCTCTGTCAAACTGG CCCTGGCGAGTTTGGGGTATGAGAAGACCTGTGTTTTGTTCAACTGTGGAGCATTGGCAAGCCAGATTGCAGCAGAACAGAATCTAGATAATGATGAGGGACTGAAAGCTGCAGCTAAACACTATCAG tttgcaAGTGGTGCTTTCCAACACATTAAAGACACTGTTCTGTCAGCATTGAATCGAGAACCCACGGTGGACATCTCTCCCGACACAGTTGGAACTCTCAGTCTTATTATGTTGGCTCAAGCccaagaagtgttttttttgaaagcaacaAGAG ATAAAATGAAAGATGGTATCATAGCTAAACTAGCTAATCAAGCTGCAGATTATTACGGTGATGCTTACAAACAATGTCAATATAAAGATACTCTGCCCAAG gagGTGTTTCCTGTTCTGGCTGCAAAGCACTGCATTATGCAGGCCAATGCAGAATATCATCAATCTATCCTGGcgaaacagcagaagaaatttgGTGAAGAGATTGGGAGGTTACAG catGCAGCAGACTTGATTAAAACAGTGGCGTCTCGTTATGATGAATACATAAATGTTAAAGATTTGGTTGACAAAATCAACCGTGCACTTACAGCTGCCAAAAAAGATAATGACTTCATTTATCATGACCGTGTTCCTGACCTGAAAGACTTGGAGCCCATTGGAAAAGCCAGCCTTGTGAAGTCTACTCCTGTTGTTGTTCCCCTCAGTCAGAAATTCACGG ACCTGTTTGAGAAGATGGTTCCATTGCAAGTTCAGCAATCTGTGAGTGTTTATAACCAGAGAAAGGCCGATCTAGTAAACAGGCTAATAGCCCAGATGAGAGAAGCCACAAATTTGGCAAATGG TGTGTTGGCTTCCCTCAATCTTCCGGCTGCAATTGAAGATGTGTCTGGCGATACTGTTCCTCAGTCCATTTTGAACAAATCCAAGTCTGTGATTGAACAGGGAGGAATTCAGACTGTTGATCAGCTGATCAAAGATTTGCCTGAGCTGCtacaaaggaacaaagaaattTTAGATGAA TCCCTACGGTTGTTAGATGAAGAAGAAACTACAGACAATGAACTCCGAACAAAATTCAAAGAACGCTGGCAGCGAACGCCATCCATTGAACTCTATAAGCCTTTAAGGGCAG AGGGAGCCAATTTCCATAGTATCTTGAATAAAGCTGTGCAAGCAGATGGGCAAGTTAGAGAATGCTATCAGTCTCACCGGGATACAATTGCACTTCTGTGTAAGCCAGAGGCAGAGCTTAATGCAGCTATTCCTTCTGCTAATCCTGCAAAAACATTACAAGGAAGTGAG GTGGTTAACGTCTTAAGAACTTTGCTGGCTGGTTTGGATGAAgttaaaaaggagagagaacaaCTGGAAAATGACATGAAAGCTGTAAATTTTGACATGACGAGCAAATTCCTGGCTGCGCTTGCACAAGATGGTGCTATAAATGAGGAGGCTATCTCTGTGACTGAGTTGGACAGAATTTATGGAAGTTACACACAGAAAGTGCAGGAGTCCttgaaaaagcaggaagaacTTCTCAAAAACATTCAG aatgCACATCAAGATTTTTCAAAGATGAAACAATCAAACAATGAATCTAATTTAAGAGAAGAAGTTTTGAAGAACTTAGCTGTGGCAAATGACAAATTTGTGGAACTTGTAGCCAATTTAAAAGAAGGCACAAAG TTTTACAATGAGCTGACAGAAATCCTTCTGAAATTCCAAAACAAATGCAGTGACATTGTCTTTGCTCGCAAGACTGAAAGAGATGAACTGCTCAA AGATTTGCAACAAAGCATTGCTAGGGAGCCTAGTGCACCCTCTATTCCTCTGCCTACATATCAGACTACACCAGCTGGAGGAGGTAAGCCTGCTGCATCATCGACTCCCACTCCAGCACCCAGAACCATGGTG GGTGGTAAACCACAGCCACCAGCACGGCCACCACCACCGGTGATTTCCACAGCAAGCAGTTCTACTGCATCTGCACCAACTggaccagctgcagctcctgcagctcctgctgcagctcctcctgttcctcctgctcccGGAGTCGGTGCATCCAGCACTGCACCATCACAAGCACAGGGACCTCCTTACCCAACTTATCCAGGTTTCCCAGG GTATTGCCAGATGCCAATGCCAGTAGGCTATAATCCATACATGTATGGCCAGTATAATCTGCCATATGTGCCATCACCTGTCTTTCAGAACCCAGGACAACCACCATATCCAGCATCTCAACAACCTGGATACCCTTTTCCTCAACAGCCTTATTACCCTCAGCAATAG
- the LOC137850539 gene encoding programmed cell death 6-interacting protein-like isoform X1 gives MTNFISVQLKKASEVDLAKPLCKFIQQSYPGGDAQAEHCRAAEELSKLRKNALGRPLDKHDACLDTLLRYYDQLCSIEPKFPFSENQVCVTFTWKDAFDKGSLFGGSVKLALASLGYEKTCVLFNCGALASQIAAEQNLDNDEGLKAAAKHYQFASGAFQHIKDTVLSALNREPTVDISPDTVGTLSLIMLAQAQEVFFLKATRDKMKDGIIAKLANQAADYYGDAYKQCQYKDTLPKYFYFQEVFPVLAAKHCIMQANAEYHQSILAKQQKKFGEEIGRLQHAADLIKTVASRYDEYINVKDLVDKINRALTAAKKDNDFIYHDRVPDLKDLEPIGKASLVKSTPVVVPLSQKFTDLFEKMVPLQVQQSVSVYNQRKADLVNRLIAQMREATNLANGVLASLNLPAAIEDVSGDTVPQSILNKSKSVIEQGGIQTVDQLIKDLPELLQRNKEILDESLRLLDEEETTDNELRTKFKERWQRTPSIELYKPLRAEGANFHSILNKAVQADGQVRECYQSHRDTIALLCKPEAELNAAIPSANPAKTLQGSEVVNVLRTLLAGLDEVKKEREQLENDMKAVNFDMTSKFLAALAQDGAINEEAISVTELDRIYGSYTQKVQESLKKQEELLKNIQNAHQDFSKMKQSNNESNLREEVLKNLAVANDKFVELVANLKEGTKFYNELTEILLKFQNKCSDIVFARKTERDELLKDLQQSIAREPSAPSIPLPTYQTTPAGGGKPAASSTPTPAPRTMVGGKPQPPARPPPPVISTASSSTASAPTGPAAAPAAPAAAPPVPPAPGVGASSTAPSQAQGPPYPTYPGFPGYCQMPMPVGYNPYMYGQYNLPYVPSPVFQNPGQPPYPASQQPGYPFPQQPYYPQQ, from the exons ATGACGAACTTCATCTCGGTGCAGCTGAAGAAGGCCTCGGAGGTGGACTTGGCCAAGCCGCTGTGCAAGTTCATCCAGCAGAGCTACCCGGGCGGCGACGCCCAGGCCGAGCACTGCCGCGCTGCCGAGGAGCTCAGTAAGCTCCGCAAGAACGCGCTGGGCCGCCCGCTCGACAAGCACGATGCCTGCCTCGACACCCTCCTCAG atattATGATCAGCTGTGTTCAATTGAACCAAAGTTTCCATTCTCTGAAAATCAG GTCTGTGTAACATTTACGTGGAAAGATGCTTTTGATAAAGGATCGCTTTTTGGAGGCTCTGTCAAACTGG CCCTGGCGAGTTTGGGGTATGAGAAGACCTGTGTTTTGTTCAACTGTGGAGCATTGGCAAGCCAGATTGCAGCAGAACAGAATCTAGATAATGATGAGGGACTGAAAGCTGCAGCTAAACACTATCAG tttgcaAGTGGTGCTTTCCAACACATTAAAGACACTGTTCTGTCAGCATTGAATCGAGAACCCACGGTGGACATCTCTCCCGACACAGTTGGAACTCTCAGTCTTATTATGTTGGCTCAAGCccaagaagtgttttttttgaaagcaacaAGAG ATAAAATGAAAGATGGTATCATAGCTAAACTAGCTAATCAAGCTGCAGATTATTACGGTGATGCTTACAAACAATGTCAATATAAAGATACTCTGCCCAAG tatttttatttccaggagGTGTTTCCTGTTCTGGCTGCAAAGCACTGCATTATGCAGGCCAATGCAGAATATCATCAATCTATCCTGGcgaaacagcagaagaaatttgGTGAAGAGATTGGGAGGTTACAG catGCAGCAGACTTGATTAAAACAGTGGCGTCTCGTTATGATGAATACATAAATGTTAAAGATTTGGTTGACAAAATCAACCGTGCACTTACAGCTGCCAAAAAAGATAATGACTTCATTTATCATGACCGTGTTCCTGACCTGAAAGACTTGGAGCCCATTGGAAAAGCCAGCCTTGTGAAGTCTACTCCTGTTGTTGTTCCCCTCAGTCAGAAATTCACGG ACCTGTTTGAGAAGATGGTTCCATTGCAAGTTCAGCAATCTGTGAGTGTTTATAACCAGAGAAAGGCCGATCTAGTAAACAGGCTAATAGCCCAGATGAGAGAAGCCACAAATTTGGCAAATGG TGTGTTGGCTTCCCTCAATCTTCCGGCTGCAATTGAAGATGTGTCTGGCGATACTGTTCCTCAGTCCATTTTGAACAAATCCAAGTCTGTGATTGAACAGGGAGGAATTCAGACTGTTGATCAGCTGATCAAAGATTTGCCTGAGCTGCtacaaaggaacaaagaaattTTAGATGAA TCCCTACGGTTGTTAGATGAAGAAGAAACTACAGACAATGAACTCCGAACAAAATTCAAAGAACGCTGGCAGCGAACGCCATCCATTGAACTCTATAAGCCTTTAAGGGCAG AGGGAGCCAATTTCCATAGTATCTTGAATAAAGCTGTGCAAGCAGATGGGCAAGTTAGAGAATGCTATCAGTCTCACCGGGATACAATTGCACTTCTGTGTAAGCCAGAGGCAGAGCTTAATGCAGCTATTCCTTCTGCTAATCCTGCAAAAACATTACAAGGAAGTGAG GTGGTTAACGTCTTAAGAACTTTGCTGGCTGGTTTGGATGAAgttaaaaaggagagagaacaaCTGGAAAATGACATGAAAGCTGTAAATTTTGACATGACGAGCAAATTCCTGGCTGCGCTTGCACAAGATGGTGCTATAAATGAGGAGGCTATCTCTGTGACTGAGTTGGACAGAATTTATGGAAGTTACACACAGAAAGTGCAGGAGTCCttgaaaaagcaggaagaacTTCTCAAAAACATTCAG aatgCACATCAAGATTTTTCAAAGATGAAACAATCAAACAATGAATCTAATTTAAGAGAAGAAGTTTTGAAGAACTTAGCTGTGGCAAATGACAAATTTGTGGAACTTGTAGCCAATTTAAAAGAAGGCACAAAG TTTTACAATGAGCTGACAGAAATCCTTCTGAAATTCCAAAACAAATGCAGTGACATTGTCTTTGCTCGCAAGACTGAAAGAGATGAACTGCTCAA AGATTTGCAACAAAGCATTGCTAGGGAGCCTAGTGCACCCTCTATTCCTCTGCCTACATATCAGACTACACCAGCTGGAGGAGGTAAGCCTGCTGCATCATCGACTCCCACTCCAGCACCCAGAACCATGGTG GGTGGTAAACCACAGCCACCAGCACGGCCACCACCACCGGTGATTTCCACAGCAAGCAGTTCTACTGCATCTGCACCAACTggaccagctgcagctcctgcagctcctgctgcagctcctcctgttcctcctgctcccGGAGTCGGTGCATCCAGCACTGCACCATCACAAGCACAGGGACCTCCTTACCCAACTTATCCAGGTTTCCCAGG GTATTGCCAGATGCCAATGCCAGTAGGCTATAATCCATACATGTATGGCCAGTATAATCTGCCATATGTGCCATCACCTGTCTTTCAGAACCCAGGACAACCACCATATCCAGCATCTCAACAACCTGGATACCCTTTTCCTCAACAGCCTTATTACCCTCAGCAATAG